A window of the Bacteroides thetaiotaomicron VPI-5482 genome harbors these coding sequences:
- a CDS encoding glycoside hydrolase domain-containing protein: MKNNRSRWYALLLVVLSIMTPSVAQNTKYVNLFIGTSGDNGQVAPGAAAPFGMVCVCPDNDPRSHAGYDYAVTKVSGISVNRLSGVGCSGGGGNLRIRPVAPSQELHIKKSREKATPGYYSTAFTNGIKTELTATNAMAVERYKFPRSLSAALWIDFASTFEDVATCHYKRISETCIEGYVQAKNVCGHGCYKLYFSLNTSQPFQLEEQKETTACLTFGKKVRSVEVRIGLSALSSELASWECARWEKMDFEDVKSRTADQWEKQLSAIDVKGGKKDDRVIFYTSLYRTYLSPADVSSPDGAYLGTDGKVYISEDFRYYSNWSLWDTFRTKFPLLVLTEPAKMRDMATSLIHLYATGKKDWSTGFESTPTVRTEHAVILLLDAYRKGITNLDFRKGYAGMKQEMERLPMRSPDQKMESAYDLWAMAKIAEIIGEKADSEQYRQRSVSLFEETWKKEFMNVTPAFEVMKNNGLYQGTRWQYRWAAPQYIDKMIEWVGQDSLRLQLTYFFDHHLYNQGNEPDIHVPYLFNRLGAPEKTQQIVRSLMTEPMIHKYGGNSEFKTPYLGKAFKNAPEGYSPEMDEDDGTMSAWYVFGAMGFYPLLVGDEYYDLTSPLFDRVLLRLTNGNVLTIQTEGRKKKDAPIKSIHFNGKKIADYRISHNELIKGGELIYNYK, from the coding sequence ATGAAAAACAACCGAAGCAGATGGTATGCCCTTCTTTTAGTCGTGTTATCTATCATGACACCGTCAGTTGCACAAAATACAAAGTATGTCAACTTGTTTATCGGTACTTCCGGTGATAACGGACAGGTAGCTCCGGGCGCTGCCGCTCCTTTCGGAATGGTTTGTGTGTGTCCGGATAATGATCCGCGTAGCCATGCCGGTTATGATTATGCAGTGACGAAAGTCTCCGGTATCTCTGTCAACCGCCTCTCCGGAGTGGGATGTAGTGGCGGAGGAGGAAACCTGCGCATTCGTCCGGTAGCTCCTTCACAGGAATTGCATATTAAAAAGTCCCGCGAGAAAGCAACTCCCGGATATTACTCGACAGCTTTTACCAATGGTATCAAAACTGAATTGACAGCGACCAACGCTATGGCGGTGGAACGCTATAAATTTCCCCGAAGCCTTTCCGCTGCCCTTTGGATAGACTTCGCCTCTACGTTTGAAGACGTAGCTACCTGCCATTACAAACGTATATCGGAAACTTGCATCGAAGGCTATGTACAGGCAAAGAACGTCTGCGGACATGGATGCTACAAACTCTATTTCTCCTTAAATACCAGCCAGCCTTTCCAGTTGGAAGAACAGAAAGAGACGACTGCCTGCCTTACCTTTGGCAAAAAGGTACGTTCGGTGGAAGTCCGTATCGGACTGTCTGCGTTAAGTTCCGAACTGGCGAGCTGGGAATGTGCCCGTTGGGAAAAGATGGACTTCGAAGATGTGAAATCCCGGACCGCTGATCAGTGGGAAAAACAATTGTCAGCTATCGACGTCAAAGGAGGCAAGAAAGATGACAGGGTCATTTTCTATACTTCCCTGTATCGTACTTACCTGAGTCCGGCGGATGTCAGTTCTCCGGACGGAGCTTATCTGGGTACGGATGGAAAAGTGTATATCTCAGAAGACTTCCGATATTACAGTAACTGGTCGTTATGGGATACCTTCCGCACTAAATTTCCTTTGTTGGTACTGACCGAACCTGCGAAGATGCGGGATATGGCGACTTCCCTGATTCATCTGTATGCAACGGGAAAGAAAGACTGGTCCACCGGATTCGAGTCTACCCCGACAGTACGTACGGAACATGCCGTAATTCTTTTGTTGGACGCTTACCGGAAAGGAATTACCAACCTTGATTTCCGTAAAGGATACGCTGGTATGAAGCAGGAAATGGAGCGGTTGCCCATGCGTTCGCCCGACCAGAAGATGGAATCGGCATATGACTTGTGGGCAATGGCAAAGATTGCGGAAATCATCGGTGAAAAGGCGGATTCCGAACAATACCGGCAACGTTCGGTCTCTCTTTTTGAAGAAACATGGAAGAAGGAATTTATGAATGTGACTCCCGCTTTTGAAGTGATGAAGAACAACGGACTCTATCAGGGAACCCGTTGGCAATACCGATGGGCGGCTCCACAATACATTGATAAAATGATAGAATGGGTAGGGCAGGACTCTCTTCGTTTGCAACTTACCTATTTCTTCGACCATCACCTTTATAATCAGGGAAACGAACCGGATATCCATGTTCCTTACCTGTTCAACCGACTTGGGGCACCGGAGAAAACCCAGCAGATAGTACGCAGTCTGATGACCGAACCGATGATCCATAAATATGGAGGCAACTCGGAATTTAAGACTCCTTATCTGGGTAAGGCATTCAAGAATGCCCCCGAAGGGTATAGTCCCGAAATGGACGAAGACGACGGTACGATGAGTGCCTGGTACGTGTTCGGGGCAATGGGTTTCTATCCTCTGCTTGTGGGAGATGAATACTATGATCTGACCTCTCCGCTTTTCGACAGGGTACTGTTGCGGTTGACGAATGGAAACGTACTTACTATTCAGACAGAAGGACGGAAAAAGAAAGACGCACCGATCAAAAGTATCCATTTCAACGGGAAAAAGATTGCTGACTACCGTATATCTCACAATGAACTGATAAAAGGCGGAGAATTGATTTATAATTATAAATAA
- a CDS encoding beta-L-arabinofuranosidase domain-containing protein: protein MKQKRSFKIGVAGTLLTVGLLTAAFTTRTASESVRVMDRPDTESTNVNYVSYRAPLRPLNFIKLPVGSIQPEGWVKKYLELQRDGLTGHLGEISAWLEKDNNAWLTTGGDHGWEEVPYWLKGYGNLAYILNDPKMIAETKTWIEGVFASCQPDGYFGPVNERNGKRELWAQMIMLWCLQSYYEYSQDQRVIDLMTNYFKWQMTVPDDKLLEDYWENSRGGDNIISIYWLYNHTGDAFLLDLAKKIHRNTADWTKSTSLPNWHNVNIAQCFREPATYYMQTGDSAMLKASYNVHHLIRRTFGQVPGGMFSADENARLGYIDPRQGVETCGLVEQMASDEIMLCMTGDPMWAEHCEEVAFNSYPAAVMPDFKALRYITCPNHTVSDSKNHHPGIDNRGPFLSMNPFSSRCCQHNHAQGWPYFSEHLILATPDNGIAAAIYAACKAKIKVGNGKEIVLHEETNYPFEEGIKFTVSTDEKVDFPFYLRIPSWTEGAEVRVNGKKISVKPVSGKYLCIEREWADGDKVEMTLPMSLSMRTWQVNKNSVSVDYGPLTLSLKIDEKYIEKDSRETAIGDSKWQKGADPKKWPTTEIYANSPWNYSLVLDKKEPLKNFKVVRKSWPADNFPFTVANVPLEVKATGQMIPEWQIDETGLCGVLPEEDAVKGAKEEITLIPMGAARLRISAFPNTKE from the coding sequence ATGAAACAGAAACGATCTTTTAAAATAGGTGTTGCGGGTACGCTGCTGACTGTCGGGTTACTGACAGCAGCTTTTACTACACGCACTGCCAGTGAGTCTGTAAGGGTGATGGACCGCCCCGACACAGAATCGACGAATGTGAATTATGTGAGCTATCGGGCCCCGCTCCGTCCGTTGAACTTTATTAAGCTGCCTGTCGGCAGCATCCAGCCGGAAGGCTGGGTAAAGAAGTACCTCGAACTGCAACGTGACGGGCTGACCGGACATCTGGGAGAAATCAGTGCCTGGCTGGAGAAAGATAATAACGCCTGGCTGACAACCGGTGGTGATCATGGCTGGGAAGAAGTACCTTACTGGCTGAAAGGTTATGGCAACCTTGCCTATATCCTGAATGACCCGAAGATGATTGCAGAAACAAAAACATGGATTGAAGGTGTATTTGCCAGTTGCCAGCCCGATGGATACTTCGGTCCTGTCAACGAACGGAACGGCAAGCGTGAATTGTGGGCACAGATGATTATGCTCTGGTGTCTGCAATCTTATTATGAATATTCTCAGGACCAACGGGTTATTGACCTGATGACGAACTACTTCAAATGGCAGATGACTGTTCCCGACGATAAACTTCTGGAAGACTATTGGGAAAACAGCCGTGGCGGTGACAACATCATCAGTATCTATTGGCTTTATAACCATACCGGAGATGCCTTCCTGCTGGACCTTGCCAAGAAGATTCACCGCAATACAGCCGACTGGACAAAATCAACCTCCCTGCCCAACTGGCACAATGTGAACATCGCCCAGTGTTTCCGCGAACCTGCCACTTATTATATGCAGACCGGAGATTCCGCCATGCTCAAAGCCTCTTATAATGTACATCATTTGATCCGTCGCACTTTTGGCCAGGTTCCGGGCGGTATGTTCAGTGCCGACGAGAATGCCCGTCTGGGATATATCGATCCTCGTCAGGGAGTGGAAACCTGCGGACTGGTGGAACAGATGGCTTCCGATGAGATCATGCTCTGTATGACAGGTGATCCGATGTGGGCTGAGCATTGCGAAGAAGTAGCTTTCAACTCTTATCCTGCCGCTGTGATGCCGGACTTCAAGGCTTTGCGCTACATCACTTGTCCGAATCATACTGTCAGTGACTCAAAGAACCATCATCCGGGTATTGACAACCGTGGTCCGTTCCTTTCCATGAATCCATTCAGCAGCCGTTGCTGTCAGCATAACCATGCACAAGGCTGGCCTTATTTTTCGGAACATCTGATATTGGCAACTCCCGACAACGGTATTGCTGCTGCCATCTATGCTGCTTGCAAAGCAAAGATCAAAGTGGGTAATGGAAAAGAAATCGTCCTTCACGAAGAGACTAACTATCCTTTTGAAGAAGGCATCAAATTCACCGTTTCTACCGATGAAAAGGTCGATTTCCCGTTCTACCTCCGCATTCCTTCATGGACTGAAGGAGCCGAAGTGCGTGTCAACGGAAAGAAGATCAGTGTGAAACCTGTATCCGGTAAATACCTTTGTATCGAACGCGAATGGGCGGATGGTGATAAAGTAGAAATGACTCTTCCGATGTCTTTGTCCATGCGTACGTGGCAAGTCAATAAGAACAGTGTAAGTGTGGATTATGGTCCGTTGACTTTATCTCTGAAGATTGACGAGAAATATATAGAAAAAGACAGTCGTGAAACGGCTATCGGTGACTCCAAATGGCAGAAAGGTGCTGACCCGAAGAAGTGGCCTACTACTGAAATCTATGCTAACAGTCCCTGGAACTATTCGTTGGTATTGGATAAGAAAGAGCCTTTGAAGAACTTCAAAGTCGTTCGTAAGTCCTGGCCTGCTGATAACTTCCCGTTCACGGTGGCCAATGTGCCTTTGGAAGTGAAAGCTACCGGCCAGATGATCCCCGAATGGCAGATTGACGAAACCGGACTTTGCGGTGTATTGCCCGAAGAAGATGCGGTGAAAGGCGCTAAAGAAGAGATTACATTGATTCCGATGGGAGCGGCCCGGTTGAGAATATCGGCTTTCCCGAATACAAAGGAGTAA